In the Bifidobacterium catenulatum PV20-2 genome, one interval contains:
- the fusA gene encoding elongation factor G, which produces MALDVLNDLNQIRNIGIMAHIDAGKTTTTERILYYTGKNYKIGETHDGASTMDFMAQEQERGITIQSAATTCFWNRQTHDEKQKFQINIIDTPGHVDFTAEVERSLRVLDGAVAVFDGKEGVEPQSETVWRQADKYGVPRICFINKMDKLGADFYYSVDTIKTKLGATPLVVQLPIGAENDFAGVVDLIRMKAYVWNDVSGDMGAHYDTTDIPADLQDKAEQYRAELLDQVAESDEELLEKYLESGELTEDEIRSGIRKLTINREAYPVLCGSAFKDKGVQPMLDAVVDYLPSPEDVPSIVGFDPKDESIEIDRKPTTDDPFSALVFKISTHPFYGKLVFVRVYSGAVTPGDTVLDSTKGKKERVGKIFQMHADKENPVDAAEAGNIYTFVGLKNITTGDTLCDEKAPISLESMTFPDPVIEVAVEPKTKADQEKMSIALAKLSDEDPTFQVKTDEESGQTLISGMGELQLDIIVDRMRREFKVECNVGNPQVAYRETIRKAVMNQEYTHKKQTGGSGQFAKVLMNFEPLNTEEGETYEFVNEVTGGHITKEFIPSIDAGVQEAMESGVLAGFPVVGVKATVTDGQVHDVDSSEMAFKIAGSMCFKEAAPKAKPVILEPIMAVEVRTPEEYMGDVMGDINARRGSIQSMTDSTGVKVIDAKVPLSEMFGYIGDLRSKTQGRAMFTMQMDSYAEVPKNVSEEIIKAQRGE; this is translated from the coding sequence ATGGCACTAGACGTGCTCAATGATCTCAACCAGATCCGTAACATCGGCATCATGGCTCACATCGATGCCGGTAAGACCACTACCACCGAACGTATCCTGTACTACACCGGCAAGAACTACAAGATCGGCGAGACCCATGACGGCGCCTCGACGATGGACTTCATGGCTCAGGAGCAGGAACGCGGCATCACCATCCAGTCCGCTGCAACCACCTGCTTCTGGAACCGTCAGACCCATGACGAGAAGCAGAAGTTCCAGATCAACATCATCGATACCCCGGGCCACGTGGACTTCACGGCCGAGGTGGAGCGCTCCCTGCGCGTGCTCGATGGTGCCGTTGCCGTGTTCGACGGCAAGGAAGGTGTGGAGCCGCAGTCCGAGACCGTGTGGCGTCAGGCTGACAAGTACGGCGTTCCGCGTATCTGCTTCATCAACAAGATGGATAAGCTCGGCGCTGACTTCTACTACTCCGTCGACACCATCAAAACCAAGCTGGGCGCGACCCCGCTTGTCGTGCAGCTGCCGATCGGCGCTGAGAACGACTTCGCTGGCGTTGTCGATCTGATTCGTATGAAGGCTTACGTCTGGAACGACGTTTCCGGCGACATGGGCGCTCACTACGACACTACCGACATCCCGGCCGACTTGCAGGACAAGGCCGAGCAGTATCGTGCAGAGCTGCTCGACCAGGTCGCAGAGTCCGACGAAGAGCTGCTTGAGAAGTATCTCGAGTCCGGCGAACTGACTGAGGACGAGATCCGTAGCGGCATCCGTAAGCTCACCATTAACCGTGAAGCCTACCCGGTGCTCTGCGGCTCCGCCTTCAAGGACAAGGGTGTTCAGCCGATGCTGGACGCCGTCGTCGACTACCTGCCGAGCCCGGAGGACGTTCCGTCCATCGTCGGTTTCGATCCTAAGGACGAATCCATCGAGATCGATCGCAAGCCGACCACCGATGATCCGTTCTCTGCCCTGGTCTTCAAGATCTCTACTCACCCGTTCTACGGCAAGCTCGTGTTCGTGCGCGTCTACTCCGGCGCCGTCACCCCGGGCGACACCGTGCTTGACTCCACCAAGGGCAAGAAGGAACGCGTCGGCAAGATCTTCCAGATGCACGCCGACAAGGAGAACCCGGTCGATGCCGCCGAAGCCGGCAACATCTACACCTTCGTGGGCCTGAAGAACATCACCACCGGTGACACCCTGTGCGACGAAAAGGCGCCTATCTCCCTCGAATCCATGACCTTCCCGGATCCGGTGATCGAGGTGGCCGTGGAGCCGAAGACCAAGGCCGATCAGGAGAAGATGAGCATCGCTCTGGCGAAGCTGTCCGACGAAGATCCGACCTTCCAGGTGAAGACCGACGAAGAGTCCGGCCAGACCCTGATCTCCGGCATGGGCGAGCTGCAGCTCGACATCATCGTCGACCGTATGCGTCGTGAATTCAAGGTGGAGTGCAACGTGGGTAACCCGCAGGTTGCATACCGTGAGACGATCCGCAAGGCCGTCATGAACCAGGAATACACGCACAAGAAGCAGACCGGTGGTTCCGGCCAGTTCGCAAAGGTCTTGATGAACTTCGAGCCGCTCAACACCGAAGAGGGCGAGACCTACGAGTTCGTCAACGAGGTCACCGGCGGCCACATCACCAAGGAATTCATTCCTTCCATCGATGCTGGTGTGCAGGAAGCCATGGAATCCGGCGTGCTCGCCGGCTTCCCGGTGGTTGGCGTCAAGGCTACCGTCACCGACGGCCAGGTCCACGACGTCGATTCCTCCGAAATGGCCTTCAAGATCGCAGGTTCCATGTGCTTCAAGGAAGCTGCTCCGAAGGCCAAGCCGGTCATCCTCGAGCCGATCATGGCCGTGGAAGTGCGTACTCCGGAAGAGTACATGGGCGACGTGATGGGCGATATCAACGCCCGTCGTGGTTCCATCCAGTCCATGACCGACTCCACCGGTGTCAAGGTCATCGACGCCAAGGTTCCGCTGTCCGAAATGTTCGGCTACATCGGCGACCTTCGCTCCAAGACCCAGGGCCGCGCAATGTTCACCATGCAGATGGACTCCTACGCTGAGGTTCCGAAGAACGTCTCCGAGGAGATCATCAAGGCCCAGCGCGGCGAGTGA